One genomic segment of Protaetiibacter intestinalis includes these proteins:
- a CDS encoding acyltransferase family protein: MTETKPRVRVPFWDNARFACIVLVVMGHAIQRQTADSDNALTLYLFIYAFHMPAFAIVSGFFSKATPPGLRQMRRVVTDILLPYLIMQTIWSLVQWLVEGKNVFNPTEPHWTLWFLLALAIFRIVLPYLALLRWPLVWAVAFSVTIGYFANVDSTFSLSRAIGILPFFVLGWRLRHWGLVDRWRRLGTGAVWGARVAAIGVFAAWLAVVALNVQAFRAFDLRYWFFYDDSYQALGEPTWWAGLLRLGLIALAVLLSAAFFVLVPRRRTFFTTFGQATMYVYLLHSFVLYPIRESGVLRDDHSSAVWLLTMVFASLAISVALSSPWVRKVFRPLIEPKPRWLLAHADDDPPTASRTDPTGSRRR, encoded by the coding sequence GTGACGGAGACCAAACCGCGCGTGCGCGTGCCGTTCTGGGACAACGCGCGCTTCGCCTGCATCGTGCTCGTCGTCATGGGGCACGCGATCCAGCGGCAGACGGCCGACTCCGACAACGCCCTGACGCTGTACCTGTTCATCTACGCGTTCCACATGCCCGCGTTCGCGATCGTGTCGGGCTTCTTCTCGAAGGCGACGCCGCCGGGCCTGCGGCAGATGCGCCGCGTCGTCACCGACATCCTGCTCCCGTACCTCATCATGCAGACCATCTGGTCGCTCGTGCAGTGGCTCGTCGAGGGCAAGAACGTCTTCAACCCGACCGAGCCGCACTGGACGCTGTGGTTCCTGCTCGCGCTCGCGATCTTCCGGATCGTGCTGCCGTACCTCGCGCTGCTGCGCTGGCCGCTCGTCTGGGCCGTCGCGTTCTCGGTGACGATCGGCTACTTCGCCAACGTCGACTCGACGTTCTCGCTGTCGCGCGCGATCGGCATCCTGCCGTTCTTCGTGCTCGGCTGGCGGCTGCGGCACTGGGGGCTCGTGGATCGCTGGCGGCGTCTCGGCACGGGGGCGGTGTGGGGCGCGCGCGTCGCCGCGATCGGCGTGTTCGCGGCGTGGCTCGCGGTCGTGGCGCTCAACGTGCAGGCGTTCCGCGCGTTCGACCTGCGCTACTGGTTCTTCTACGACGACTCCTACCAGGCGCTCGGCGAGCCCACCTGGTGGGCGGGCCTGCTGCGGCTCGGGCTCATCGCGCTCGCCGTGCTGCTGAGCGCCGCCTTCTTCGTGCTCGTTCCGCGTCGGCGCACCTTCTTCACGACCTTCGGGCAGGCCACGATGTACGTCTACCTGCTGCACTCCTTCGTGCTGTATCCGATCCGCGAGTCCGGGGTGCTGCGCGACGACCACTCCTCGGCCGTCTGGCTGCTCACCATGGTGTTCGCCTCGCTCGCGATCTCGGTCGCGCTCTCGAGCCCCTGGGTGCGGAAGGTCTTCCGCCCGCTCATCGAGCCGAAGCCGCGCTGGCTGCTCGCCCACGCCGACGACGACCCGCCGACCGCCTCCCGCACCGACCCCACCGGCTCCCGTCGGAGGTGA
- a CDS encoding MFS transporter, translated as MSATSPTSLQSTRKAWLALAVLILGVVMGMLDTTIVNVALPTIRTSLDASESVLSWIISGYALAYGLILIPAGRIGDRIGHKWVFLVGLTGFTVASLACGLAQDGTALVVARVAQGLFGGLFFPPVTALIQLMFPGRARGKAFAVMGASIGVSTALGPIVGGLLIEWLGEAEGWRSIFFVNLPFGVIAVIAALIVLPGGAEGADAKGADWFGFLLLGGALVAILVPLIEGQDQDWPLWTWLSLAGGVVLLVLFALWELALARRGRTSPLVPPHLFSHPAFSGGVVLALVYFAAFTSIFFTISILWQSGLGHTALESGLVSIPFALGSIVGAAFSDRLAHHLGRRALVIGTALVALGLIAVWLVLLLVPAADLTNWELLAPLAVAGVGSGIFIAPNAQFIVATVDRTEAGAASGVIGTMQRIGSAIGIAVIGSVFFGTLEISGPADVAPAFASSAAHAMLVSAAFAVAAFALVFVLPKRVDRGYQTIPSE; from the coding sequence ATGAGCGCCACCTCTCCCACCTCCCTGCAGTCGACCCGGAAGGCATGGCTCGCGCTCGCGGTGCTCATCCTCGGCGTCGTCATGGGCATGCTCGACACGACGATCGTCAACGTCGCGCTGCCCACCATCCGCACGAGCCTCGACGCCTCCGAGTCGGTGCTCTCCTGGATCATCTCGGGCTATGCGCTCGCGTACGGCCTCATCCTCATCCCGGCCGGCCGCATCGGCGACCGCATCGGGCACAAGTGGGTGTTCCTCGTCGGACTCACGGGCTTCACGGTCGCGAGCCTCGCCTGCGGTCTCGCCCAGGACGGCACGGCCCTCGTCGTCGCGCGCGTCGCGCAGGGCCTGTTCGGCGGGCTGTTCTTCCCGCCCGTCACGGCCCTCATCCAGCTCATGTTCCCCGGCCGGGCCCGCGGCAAGGCCTTCGCGGTCATGGGCGCCTCGATCGGCGTCTCCACGGCGCTCGGCCCGATCGTCGGCGGCCTGCTCATCGAGTGGCTCGGCGAGGCCGAGGGCTGGCGCTCGATCTTCTTCGTGAACCTGCCCTTCGGCGTCATCGCGGTCATCGCGGCCCTCATCGTGCTGCCGGGCGGTGCCGAGGGTGCGGATGCGAAGGGCGCCGACTGGTTCGGCTTCCTGCTGCTCGGCGGTGCGCTCGTGGCGATCCTCGTGCCGCTCATCGAGGGGCAGGACCAGGACTGGCCGCTGTGGACGTGGCTGTCGCTCGCGGGTGGCGTGGTGCTGCTCGTGCTGTTCGCCCTGTGGGAGCTCGCCCTCGCCCGCCGCGGACGCACGAGCCCGCTCGTGCCGCCGCACCTGTTCAGCCACCCGGCGTTCTCGGGCGGTGTCGTACTCGCGCTCGTCTACTTCGCGGCCTTCACGAGCATCTTCTTCACCATCTCGATCCTGTGGCAGTCCGGCCTCGGCCACACCGCCCTCGAGTCGGGCCTCGTGTCGATCCCGTTCGCGCTCGGCTCGATCGTCGGCGCGGCGTTCAGCGACCGGCTCGCGCACCACCTGGGGCGCCGTGCGCTCGTCATCGGCACGGCCCTCGTCGCGCTCGGGCTCATCGCCGTCTGGCTCGTGCTGCTGCTCGTGCCGGCCGCCGACCTCACCAACTGGGAGCTGCTCGCCCCGCTCGCGGTCGCGGGCGTCGGCTCGGGCATCTTCATCGCGCCGAACGCGCAGTTCATCGTCGCCACGGTCGACCGCACCGAGGCGGGCGCCGCATCCGGTGTCATCGGCACGATGCAGCGCATCGGCTCGGCGATCGGCATCGCGGTGATCGGCTCGGTGTTCTTCGGCACCCTCGAGATCTCGGGACCCGCGGACGTGGCACCCGCCTTCGCGAGCTCGGCGGCGCACGCCATGCTCGTCTCCGCCGCCTTCGCGGTCGCCGCGTTCGCCCTCGTCTTCGTGCTCCCCAAGCGCGTCGACCGCGGCTACCAGACCATCCCCTCCGAGTGA
- a CDS encoding PadR family transcriptional regulator, protein MSSIRFYILAALAERGPMHGHALVALAEQEHVHEWTDISVGGLYGAARRLAREGLIEAVRVERQGNYPERQVFGITDAGRAALRTLQREGLAELSWRHDPVDLAVSRLDPDALDELEEVVRARRDRIAAVLEETRRHRARIRRYLTVAEWIATQHGERRLEAELNWHDELLAAVPDIIRDERTRTKEQS, encoded by the coding sequence GTGTCATCCATCCGCTTCTACATCCTGGCCGCCCTCGCGGAGCGGGGCCCCATGCACGGTCACGCACTCGTGGCGCTCGCCGAGCAGGAGCACGTGCACGAGTGGACCGACATCTCGGTGGGCGGCCTGTACGGCGCCGCCCGCCGCCTCGCACGCGAGGGCCTCATCGAGGCCGTGCGCGTGGAGCGGCAGGGCAACTATCCCGAGCGCCAGGTCTTCGGCATCACGGATGCGGGGCGCGCCGCCCTGCGCACGCTGCAGCGCGAGGGCCTCGCCGAGCTCTCCTGGCGGCACGACCCGGTCGACCTGGCCGTGTCCCGCCTCGACCCCGACGCGCTCGACGAGCTCGAGGAGGTGGTGCGCGCGCGACGCGACCGCATCGCCGCCGTCCTCGAGGAGACCCGCCGCCATCGCGCCCGCATCCGCCGCTACCTGACGGTCGCCGAGTGGATCGCGACGCAGCACGGCGAGCGTCGCCTCGAGGCCGAGCTGAACTGGCACGACGAGCTGCTCGCCGCCGTGCCCGACATCATCCGCGACGAGCGGACCCGGACGAAGGAACAGTCATGA
- the metX gene encoding homoserine O-acetyltransferase MetX — translation MDWQTPEDTVQAAFVTESNRRAISAAPPASGAWRIGDDPGDRAFAHLGPMEFERGGSLPAVTIAYETWGSLNEAGDNAVLVLHALTGDSHLTGPPGPGHATAGWWSGLVGPGKTLDPERWFIVAPNMLGGCQGSTGPASVAPDGVEWGSRFPFLTIRDQVAAQRALSDELGIRSWAAVVGGSMGGMQVLEWAITHPERVEKFAVLAAPPLSSADQLALNFVQSEAIRIDPAFAGGDYYNSPDGEGPHRGLALARRMALLNYRSPTELDDRFARSWQSGLNPMGGGGRFAVESYLDFHGNKFTRRFDANSYLVLVDAMNSHDIGRDRDGVAAALRRVTGLGLVLGIDSDRLFPVPGQEVIAAGLPNSLTGSEPVVISSPFGHDAFLIEDALVGAQIARLLDA, via the coding sequence ATGGACTGGCAGACCCCCGAGGACACGGTGCAGGCCGCGTTCGTCACCGAGTCCAACCGGCGCGCCATCTCGGCCGCCCCGCCCGCCTCCGGCGCCTGGCGCATCGGCGACGACCCCGGCGACCGCGCGTTCGCCCACCTCGGCCCGATGGAGTTCGAGCGCGGCGGTTCGCTGCCGGCCGTCACGATCGCCTACGAGACCTGGGGCAGCCTCAACGAGGCCGGCGACAACGCCGTGCTCGTGCTGCACGCCCTCACGGGCGACAGCCACCTGACGGGCCCTCCCGGACCGGGCCACGCGACCGCGGGATGGTGGTCGGGGCTCGTCGGCCCCGGCAAGACGCTCGACCCCGAGCGCTGGTTCATCGTCGCCCCCAACATGCTGGGCGGATGCCAGGGATCCACAGGCCCCGCATCCGTCGCACCCGACGGCGTCGAGTGGGGGTCCCGCTTCCCCTTCCTCACGATCCGCGACCAGGTCGCCGCGCAGCGCGCCCTGAGCGACGAGCTCGGCATCCGCAGCTGGGCGGCCGTCGTCGGCGGCTCGATGGGCGGCATGCAGGTGCTCGAGTGGGCGATCACCCACCCCGAGCGGGTCGAGAAGTTCGCGGTGCTCGCGGCACCGCCCCTGTCGAGCGCCGATCAGCTCGCCCTCAACTTCGTGCAGTCCGAGGCGATCCGCATCGACCCCGCCTTCGCGGGCGGCGACTACTACAACTCCCCCGACGGCGAGGGCCCGCATCGCGGGCTCGCCCTCGCGCGGCGGATGGCGCTGCTCAACTACCGCTCCCCCACCGAGCTCGACGACCGCTTCGCGCGCAGCTGGCAGAGCGGCCTCAACCCGATGGGCGGCGGCGGCCGGTTCGCGGTGGAGAGCTACCTCGACTTCCACGGCAACAAGTTCACGCGCCGCTTCGACGCCAACAGCTACCTCGTGCTCGTCGACGCCATGAACTCGCACGACATCGGCCGCGATCGCGACGGCGTCGCCGCGGCGCTGCGTCGTGTGACAGGGCTCGGCCTCGTGCTCGGCATCGACTCCGACCGGCTGTTCCCGGTGCCCGGCCAGGAGGTCATCGCGGCAGGCCTGCCGAACAGCCTGACCGGCAGCGAGCCCGTCGTCATCTCCTCGCCGTTCGGCCACGACGCCTTCCTCATCGAGGACGCGCTCGTCGGCGCGCAGATCGCGCGGCTGCTCGACGCGTGA
- a CDS encoding bifunctional o-acetylhomoserine/o-acetylserine sulfhydrylase, with product MSDWKFETQQIHAGAAPDPVTNARATPIYKTTSYVFNNADHAKNLFALAEFGNIYTRIQNPTQAVVEERVAALEGGTAALATASGSSAITYSILNIAQAGDHIVSSSSIYGGTYNLFKYTLAKLGIEVTFVENQDDAAEWRAAVRPNTKAFFAETIGNPRINVLDIQLVADIAHENAVPLIVDNTIATPYLIRPFEHGADIVVHSATKFLGGHGTVIAGVLVDGGKFPWSQHVDKFPGLTEPDPSYHGASYTGVLGDAIAYVIKARVQLLRDTGAALSPDSAFSLIQGIETLSLRIERHVENAQNIAEWLEAHPDVASVNYSGLPSSPWYAAANKYAPKGVGAVLSFELKGGVDAGRALVDNVTLFSHLANIGDVRSLIIHPASTTHSQLTPEQQLTAGVTPGLVRLSVGLEHIDDLTADLQAGFDAARRVVTANAQA from the coding sequence ATGTCGGACTGGAAGTTCGAGACCCAGCAGATCCACGCGGGCGCCGCCCCCGACCCGGTGACCAACGCGCGCGCCACCCCGATCTACAAGACGACCTCGTACGTCTTCAACAACGCCGACCACGCGAAGAACCTCTTCGCGCTCGCCGAGTTCGGCAACATCTACACGCGCATCCAGAACCCCACCCAGGCGGTCGTCGAGGAGCGCGTCGCCGCGCTCGAGGGCGGCACCGCGGCCCTCGCCACGGCATCCGGCTCGAGCGCCATCACCTACTCGATCCTCAACATCGCGCAGGCCGGCGACCACATCGTCTCGTCGAGCTCGATCTACGGCGGCACCTACAACCTCTTCAAGTACACGCTCGCGAAGCTCGGCATCGAGGTCACCTTCGTCGAGAACCAGGACGACGCCGCCGAGTGGCGCGCCGCCGTGCGCCCCAACACGAAGGCGTTCTTCGCCGAGACGATCGGCAACCCGCGCATCAACGTGCTCGACATCCAGCTCGTCGCCGACATCGCGCACGAGAACGCGGTGCCGCTCATCGTCGACAACACGATCGCGACCCCGTACCTCATCCGCCCCTTCGAGCACGGCGCCGACATCGTCGTGCACTCGGCCACCAAGTTCCTCGGCGGCCACGGCACCGTCATCGCCGGTGTGCTCGTCGACGGCGGGAAGTTCCCCTGGTCGCAGCACGTCGACAAGTTCCCCGGCCTCACCGAGCCCGACCCCTCGTACCACGGTGCGAGCTACACGGGTGTGCTCGGCGACGCGATCGCCTACGTGATCAAGGCCCGCGTGCAGCTGCTGCGCGACACCGGCGCCGCCCTCTCCCCCGACAGCGCGTTCAGCCTCATCCAGGGCATCGAGACGCTGTCGCTGCGCATCGAGCGCCACGTCGAGAACGCCCAGAACATCGCCGAGTGGCTCGAGGCACACCCGGACGTCGCCTCGGTGAACTACTCGGGACTCCCCTCGAGCCCGTGGTACGCGGCTGCCAACAAGTACGCCCCGAAGGGCGTCGGTGCGGTGCTGTCGTTCGAGCTCAAGGGCGGCGTCGACGCCGGCCGCGCGCTCGTCGACAACGTGACGCTGTTCAGCCACCTCGCCAACATCGGCGACGTGCGCAGCCTCATCATCCACCCCGCGTCGACCACGCACTCGCAGCTCACGCCCGAGCAGCAGCTCACGGCGGGCGTCACGCCCGGACTCGTGCGCCTCTCGGTCGGCCTCGAGCACATCGACGACCTCACCGCCGACCTGCAGGCCGGCTTCGACGCGGCGCGCCGCGTCGTCACGGCGAACGCGCAGGCCTAG
- a CDS encoding SDR family oxidoreductase, with protein MSYRVVVTGASSGIGEATARRFAARGWEVLGVARRAERLAALEAEGVLTPIVADVTDAADVARIRAEVGGVLHALVNNAGGALGAESIEDGDPDDWRAMYETNVIGTQRVTAALLPALREGARGRGSGDIVAVTSIAGHTVYPGGGGYNAAKHAQHAVMAVLRLELGGEPLRVIEIAPGMVKTDFSLVRYKGDAALADAVYEGVEHPLLADDIAEAIVHAVELPSHVDLDLVVVKPVAQSAVRTIHRGPLTPKD; from the coding sequence ATGAGCTATCGCGTGGTCGTGACCGGGGCGAGTTCGGGCATCGGGGAGGCGACGGCACGTCGCTTCGCGGCCCGCGGCTGGGAGGTGCTCGGCGTCGCGCGCCGGGCGGAGCGGCTCGCCGCCCTCGAGGCGGAGGGGGTGCTCACCCCGATCGTCGCGGACGTGACGGATGCCGCCGACGTGGCCCGCATCCGCGCCGAGGTGGGCGGGGTGCTGCACGCGCTCGTCAACAACGCGGGCGGGGCGCTCGGCGCCGAGTCGATCGAGGACGGCGACCCCGACGACTGGCGCGCGATGTACGAGACGAACGTCATCGGCACCCAGCGGGTGACCGCGGCGCTGCTGCCCGCGCTCCGGGAGGGCGCGCGGGGGCGCGGCAGCGGCGACATCGTCGCCGTCACCTCGATCGCCGGCCACACGGTGTACCCGGGCGGGGGCGGCTACAACGCCGCGAAGCACGCCCAGCACGCCGTCATGGCGGTGCTGCGGCTCGAGCTCGGCGGCGAGCCGCTGCGGGTCATCGAGATCGCGCCCGGCATGGTCAAGACCGACTTCTCGCTCGTGCGCTACAAGGGCGATGCGGCGCTCGCGGATGCCGTGTACGAGGGAGTCGAGCATCCGCTCCTCGCCGACGACATCGCCGAGGCGATCGTGCACGCCGTCGAGCTGCCGAGCCACGTCGACCTCGACCTCGTGGTCGTGAAGCCCGTCGCGCAGTCGGCCGTGCGCACCATCCACCGCGGGCCGCTCACGCCGAAGGACTGA
- a CDS encoding sensor histidine kinase, translated as MDLIAKERDRVLQRTARVYGLSFTLVSALCYLLPGAVEGAAALWGGLALYLLLAAAQFMLGISRNPVWILLPLGAGLGIVALATGLGTVDLGEGGRTAIQLLLSGSLASVAIVLTGTAWRIIGLGAAFVVVTLAALWFTSLAQPPLRTGGLLLLGWFLTGGIGMWISAGVPQVSKRIASIGRAHRAERQASELEAQRRQSARLLHDTVLATLTLLAHSGVGVTPDALRQQAADDARLLRQLRLGSTPTPQSSGSYQLEPGGEAEPVLGRTLESVKQRFGRMGLEVSWHGTGQVLLPSEVLDAFLLALAECLENVRRHSGVTQAHVTITDDETTVRAMVTDAGVGFAIADIDEAKLGFAESVVARLREVGGNARLFSSPGAGTTVVLEVPR; from the coding sequence ATGGATCTGATCGCCAAGGAACGCGACCGCGTCCTGCAGCGGACCGCGCGCGTCTACGGCCTGAGCTTCACCCTCGTGTCGGCCCTGTGCTACCTGCTGCCGGGTGCGGTCGAGGGCGCCGCCGCCCTCTGGGGCGGCCTGGCGCTGTACCTGCTGCTCGCCGCCGCGCAGTTCATGCTCGGCATCAGCCGCAATCCGGTGTGGATCCTGCTGCCGCTCGGCGCCGGTCTCGGCATCGTCGCGCTCGCCACCGGCCTCGGCACCGTCGACCTCGGCGAGGGCGGCCGCACCGCGATCCAGCTGCTGCTGTCGGGCTCCCTCGCCTCCGTCGCGATCGTGCTGACGGGGACCGCCTGGCGCATCATCGGTCTCGGCGCGGCCTTCGTGGTCGTGACCCTCGCCGCCCTGTGGTTCACCTCCCTGGCCCAGCCGCCGCTGCGCACGGGCGGGTTGCTGCTGCTCGGCTGGTTCCTCACGGGCGGCATCGGCATGTGGATCTCGGCGGGCGTGCCGCAGGTCAGCAAGCGCATCGCGAGCATCGGGCGCGCCCACCGCGCCGAACGCCAGGCGAGCGAGCTCGAGGCGCAGCGCCGCCAGTCCGCCCGCCTGCTGCACGACACCGTGCTCGCCACCCTCACGCTGCTCGCCCACTCCGGCGTCGGCGTCACCCCCGACGCCCTGCGTCAGCAGGCGGCCGACGACGCCCGGCTGCTGCGCCAGCTGCGGCTCGGCTCGACGCCCACCCCGCAGTCGTCCGGCAGCTACCAGCTCGAACCGGGCGGCGAGGCGGAGCCCGTGCTCGGACGCACCCTCGAATCCGTCAAGCAGCGCTTCGGCCGGATGGGGCTCGAGGTGAGCTGGCACGGCACCGGGCAGGTGCTGCTGCCGAGCGAGGTGCTCGACGCCTTCCTGCTCGCGCTCGCCGAGTGCCTCGAGAACGTGCGACGCCACTCCGGCGTCACGCAGGCGCACGTCACGATCACCGACGACGAGACCACCGTGCGCGCCATGGTCACCGACGCGGGCGTCGGCTTCGCGATCGCCGACATCGACGAGGCGAAGCTCGGCTTCGCGGAGTCGGTCGTCGCCCGACTGCGCGAGGTGGGCGGCAACGCCCGCCTGTTCTCCTCCCCCGGCGCTGGCACGACCGTCGTGCTGGAGGTGCCCCGATGA
- a CDS encoding phosphoribosyltransferase, which translates to MAGDEREILDWDTFGRASRELAETIAGDRFRPDAIVAIARGGLPLAGALGYALDVKMLGSLNVEFYTGVESRLDEPVVLPPTLDRDSLVGKRILLADDVADSGRTLALVLQLLQAGGGEVRTVCLYAKPGTVHEPYYTWKRTDRWIMFPWSSAGPVSYPDDAEGAA; encoded by the coding sequence ATGGCGGGAGACGAGCGCGAGATTCTGGACTGGGACACCTTCGGACGCGCCTCGCGCGAGCTCGCGGAGACGATCGCGGGCGACCGGTTCCGACCGGATGCCATCGTCGCGATCGCCCGGGGCGGCCTGCCGCTCGCGGGCGCGCTCGGCTACGCCCTCGACGTGAAGATGCTCGGCAGCCTCAACGTCGAGTTCTACACGGGCGTCGAGTCGCGGCTGGACGAGCCCGTCGTGCTGCCGCCGACGCTCGACCGCGACTCGCTCGTGGGCAAGCGCATCCTGCTCGCCGACGACGTGGCCGACTCGGGTCGCACCCTCGCGCTCGTGCTGCAGCTGCTGCAGGCGGGCGGGGGAGAGGTGCGCACGGTCTGCCTCTACGCGAAGCCCGGCACGGTGCACGAGCCGTACTACACGTGGAAGCGCACGGACCGCTGGATCATGTTCCCGTGGAGCTCCGCCGGCCCCGTCTCCTACCCGGACGACGCGGAGGGCGCCGCGTGA
- a CDS encoding MFS transporter — MATRTTRSVGAITFSLVGFLFLVELTSGILQGFYVPLIPDLVDHLRIRDGDFNWFEAGGLLLSAIIVPVFSKLGDMHGHKRILLISTALTAGATWWLAVTADFWSFLAAWSLQSFYVVWLPLEVALIFDRGRRTGTAASQTRRAAGFLVVALEAGAIIGALGASAVLAAFGGDLMLTLFVPAVAVTLVFFAILFGVPESEPLPGRSLDLVGFGILTLGLIVITSGLVLLREDAGMMGLLGVVGLIAAGLAILVGFGFWVLRRPDPAIDLRVMRRPNMWPVLVTAGLFGISVLGAQAPLTTYAGTDPALGYGLGLSSGQRSIIIGVYLVAMITGALVFSAVSRRVAPRLSLIVATAVVALGYLLFLPFHLEAWQVITNMAIAGLGSGALVAALPAAAAAAAPRGQTGIAAGMTNTTKTIGGAFASAIFGVVLVAGVTGDETAAPLSGYLTVWAICGVGALVAMVLLFFVPKLAFADVEEDPALSPSA, encoded by the coding sequence ATGGCGACCCGAACCACCCGATCCGTCGGCGCGATCACCTTCTCGCTCGTCGGATTCCTCTTCCTCGTCGAGCTCACGAGCGGCATCCTGCAGGGCTTCTACGTGCCCCTGATCCCCGACCTCGTCGACCACCTCCGCATCCGCGACGGCGACTTCAACTGGTTCGAGGCGGGCGGACTGCTGCTCTCCGCGATCATCGTGCCCGTCTTCTCGAAGCTCGGCGACATGCACGGACACAAGCGGATCCTGCTGATCTCGACCGCGCTCACGGCGGGCGCGACGTGGTGGCTCGCCGTGACGGCCGACTTCTGGAGCTTCCTCGCGGCGTGGTCGCTGCAGTCGTTCTACGTCGTCTGGCTGCCGCTCGAGGTGGCCCTCATCTTCGACCGCGGTCGCCGCACCGGCACCGCCGCCTCGCAGACCCGCCGCGCGGCGGGCTTCCTCGTGGTGGCCCTCGAGGCGGGCGCGATCATCGGCGCGCTCGGCGCGAGCGCCGTGCTCGCGGCGTTCGGCGGGGACCTGATGCTGACCCTGTTCGTGCCCGCCGTCGCCGTCACGCTCGTGTTCTTCGCGATCCTGTTCGGCGTGCCCGAGTCGGAGCCCCTGCCCGGCCGCTCGCTCGACCTCGTCGGCTTCGGCATCCTGACCCTCGGACTCATCGTCATCACCTCCGGGCTCGTGCTGCTGCGCGAGGACGCCGGGATGATGGGGCTGCTCGGCGTCGTCGGCCTCATCGCGGCGGGGCTCGCGATCCTGGTGGGCTTCGGGTTCTGGGTGCTCCGGCGCCCCGACCCCGCGATCGACCTGCGGGTCATGCGACGGCCGAACATGTGGCCGGTGCTGGTCACGGCGGGACTCTTCGGCATCAGCGTGCTCGGCGCCCAGGCGCCGCTCACGACTTACGCGGGGACGGATCCGGCGCTCGGCTACGGGCTGGGGCTCAGCTCCGGCCAGCGCTCGATCATCATCGGCGTCTACCTCGTCGCGATGATCACGGGCGCCCTCGTCTTCTCGGCCGTGTCGAGACGTGTCGCCCCGCGGCTGTCGCTCATCGTCGCGACGGCCGTCGTGGCGCTCGGCTACCTGCTGTTCCTGCCGTTCCACCTCGAGGCCTGGCAGGTCATCACCAACATGGCGATCGCCGGGCTCGGCTCCGGGGCGCTCGTCGCGGCGCTCCCGGCCGCCGCGGCCGCCGCCGCCCCGCGCGGGCAGACCGGCATCGCGGCCGGGATGACGAACACCACCAAGACGATCGGCGGCGCCTTCGCCTCGGCGATCTTCGGCGTGGTGCTGGTCGCGGGCGTGACAGGCGACGAGACGGCGGCGCCGCTCTCGGGCTACCTCACCGTGTGGGCGATCTGCGGTGTCGGCGCCCTCGTCGCCATGGTGCTGCTGTTCTTCGTGCCGAAGCTCGCCTTCGCCGACGTCGAGGAGGACCCGGCGCTCAGTCCTTCGGCGTGA